A stretch of DNA from Diceros bicornis minor isolate mBicDic1 chromosome 41, mDicBic1.mat.cur, whole genome shotgun sequence:
CCTCCTGGTTGAGAAGGTGTCGCACAAAGAATACTTGAAAACTTTGGAAAGAACATTAGCtcccattcaattcaaagttACCTAGATCTATGACATTTCTAGGAATACCTTTTGATGGGGCGGGATTGACTTGATTAGTAAAATCATTTTTACAGaaaatccatttaaaatataGAAGAGGCGATCCTTGAAAACCCCAACTTTTATTCTTGTAAGACAGCTGGATAAACTGGCAAAAGCCAGTTTGTTGAAATTTCAAGATGGTATAAAAATGCTTCCAGGATATAGTCAGCATATTCACTTTCACTTCAGCTCTATTCAGATGGATTTCAGCTTCCAAAGGTCATGCTGCATGAATCACTCATCCATCATTTGCCAACTCTGATTGTGAGGTACTGAAACAATGGATCAAgttcttaaaaatttattttaaaagaataaatgatgctggaattCTGGACCTGAGGATCTTTAGTATTTGAACAAATCCACAGATTAAACTGAAGGTAGATGACTTCAGTTTTGGTTATTTCCAACTTCTGTGAGGACGTACATTCCATTAAAGCTCAGGCTTGTAGCCACACTGTTCCTTTTGTAGTCATCTTCAAGTTTTACGGTTTAAAATCCAGCCATCCAGTGGCTGAAACAGCCAAATTAGCCATAATTCACTGGCTCACACGGTGGAGCCACAGGGATCTGGCTCTCATTCATACCGAAGCCATTTCTTGGTAATGACCTCCATATTTGGAGATCAGGGGAAGAACTTTAGTGAGCAGCAACCAATCCACTCAAACAGTTTTCCTTGTGCTTTATGCCTGATTTCTTCTTGTGCCTACCTCAGCAACCCCCAATGTAAAAATGCTCTTTTATCTTTGAAAAATTTTTgccaacttttaaaatatttcagtaacGGATTCTAATTCAAGGAGTGACATCTGAATCCATTTGCGTCCCAGAAAACAATTCTGCAAAGAAAAGACACAGGCCTTGGTCCAGGTTCCATGCAAAACCATTTTAAACAAAATGGATCCAATTTGTTTCTGTATTCCCCGGTGGCTTCTTAAATTCTTATTTAGCTCTATGATTATTTAGAGTTGCATTCCTTTTCATGAAACCTATACCCTCAGAACTGGGTAACTGCAAAGGCCTCTCTCTTCTCAAGATTCCTATGAAGACTTGGATCCAAAATGCTGATTTCAATGGAAGTGAAGGGGCAGACACTGCAACAGCAAGGTCTGGAGAGATCTTTAGTCCAGGTTACCCAGGTAGAACAAATTCAGCTGTTATCAACGGGGTCCAGGTAACTCAAGTGTTCCTGGGCACACGATGTGCGAGGGGCTATCCCTTCCAGGGTTATCCTGAGGAGTTTAGGAACCTCAGTTGGGAAACACCAGAAGCTGAGACTATTTTGCTCAGGTGAGGAGAAGCTGTTGTCCTCTCTTTGCAGGTTGCTGTCAGTTCCTTGGAACTTTACTGCTTTTCTCTAATTGTCCGTGACTGTTCTCTTATGGTTATTTGTCTTAATtaactatataattttaaatttcgtTTTCTCCCTCTGGGCCTCCCTTGCTCCCACTCCATTAACTCACTGTGGATGAGCAGGAAGGGGAGCTCTCTAGCCAAGTGGACGATGGTGGGGTGGGAAGGCCCACAGGAGAAACTGTGAGTTTCAATCCTCATCCACCTCCTCGCCCTCGGACTCGTCGCCGCCGCGTCGCTCATAAAGTTTATCCCTCTGCCGCTCCTGGATCTCCTTCATCTCATCCGCATACCGGCAAAAGGCGCCCCCGAACTTGCCCCAGGCCTTGAAGGGGACGGTGATGGCGTTGCGGTAGGACGGCTTCACCTCGCTCACGCGCAGGAACACCCCGTACTTGTTGCAGCCCACGTCGAAGAAAAAGCGCTTCGAGTCCACCGTGATGGAGGTGCCTTCCGGGAGCTCCCCGTACAGGCCGCCGCCGGGCCCCCCGCCGCCGGGCCCCCCCGCCAGCTCGTCGTCCTCGCCGCCGTAGTCGTCGATGAGCTTGGCCAGCGCGTCGCGGAACTCGATGAGGCCCTGGGCGGGCAGGGCGATGGTCTGGCCGCTCTGCAGGCCGCCGGGCCCGGGGCCGCCGCCGCGGTTGACTGTCTGGCGGATACGCAGGAAGCGGCCGCGCTGGTTCTCCTTAAGGTCCAGGTAGTACTTGCGGTTCTCGCGCACCAGGAACTCGCTCTTGAGCGCGCGCCGCGGCCCACCGCCCTCCTCagcacctgccgccgccgccacctGCTCCGGGCTGCTGGGGCCCAGCTGCGCGTAGTGCTCAATGAAGTCGCCCAGGTAGTCGCGGAACTCGGCGGCCACCGCCATGGACAGCGTGAGGCGGCTCTTGGAGCCGCCGGCGCCCACCTCGGCGATCTTGAGGAAGCGGCCCTTGGCGTTCTGCTTCACGTCCAGGTAAAAGCGCTTGTTCTGGATGTCCAGCCGCTTCGAGGCCAACTCCTGCGTCTCCTGCTCGCCGCCGCCACGGGACGCGGGCTGGAAGCCGCCgagcccgccgccgccgcgctcGCTGCCGCTGTCGCCGTCCGCCATCTTCTCGGCCGCCGCGCCTTGGCCGCCGCCGTCGCGTCCtggccgccgcccgccgcccggaGCGCTAGCGCCCCCGCCCTCCGCCCTGCGGCTCGCTCTCCGGGGCCCCCCAGCCTCGCTTGCCGGCCCGCTCACGCGCTCCCGCCGCTCATCGCCAGCCTCCGCCGCCGCCCCCCATCGCctccgcgccccgccccgccACTTCCGCCCAGTCCGCGGCCGCTTCCGGCGCGCGCCCCCGTGACGCCATCCTACCCCGCCCACCACGTCCTCGCGGCCGGAAGTGCCGCGCGCCGCGGCGGCGGGGCGCGGAGCAGTGACGACACCGGCGCGGGGCGGCCTGTGGGCGAGCTGCGGGGTGGTGGGGGCGGCCTGGGGTCTGGGACcggggctgggcagggggaggCGCCGGAGGCGCAGGGGAATGGAGGGGGAACGAAAACAGTCTCGTGGTGGTGGTTTCATACAAGTGCCAAAACTCATTGAAACGTATGCTTTAAATAAGTGCAGTTTACTGTAGGGAAATTATACTTCAAAACAGTTAGTAGTAGTATTAAAGAGAAGAATTAAAGTAGGGAGGATGTTGGGGTCATCTGcactcaaaacaaaacagaactgaCCTTATAGGATTGTTGGGTATTAATCCATAAAAAATGTTTAGCATAATACCTAAgttatagtaagtgctcaataaatgtggacTCAGCTTTAGTTGGTGGAATACTTTACATAATGCCGGGAACACGCGATAACATTACCATCATCACAACAATATAAGAAAAATGTGATGAAGCCCTGAACCAACAGTCCTAATGGGGACGCAGAGCTTAGGGAAGGAGTTAACTTTTATGGAACACGTATGTACAGGCACTGACAACCATTTTACAGGTTAACTCAGAAAGATACATGTTTCATGTGCCTActgtgtggagaaacaggaatggATTAAAGAAGTAAAAAGTATGGCTTTCTATGGGAAGAGATTTGTGCTGAGAGTCGCTCTGCGTGGGTCTGAATccataccagctgtgtgatcttgggcagttcAGTTAATCTCTTAAGTCTCAATTTCCCCACttgttaaatgggaataatagtacctatcttgtggggttattataagaattaaatgagataatgcatataaaacataacctggcacagaggaagcacTCCCTAAGTATTAGTCACctcttttgtttcataaaaaagaCCCACTCAAACAAAATTAGAATAATAGCTATCAACTGAACACAGGAGAGTCCAGGGAAAGACGTCAAAGTTTAGGCCTTGAACACATCAGTCTTGGAGAGGATTTGGACATTTCACATCACTAGGGAAGGAATATGATGTCAGGCATCACTTGGCCTTCATGAAAGATACCCATGCTGCTCCTTCTCTAATTTCTTGCTAACCAAACCACTTCCCTGCACAGGGGACCCCAACATTCAGTTCATGGGAAGGACTCTCTacccctctgtccatttcttatcaGTTTGGTTTTAATGAGTCAAGTTCTATTTAATGAGTTAGTTCTATA
This window harbors:
- the PURB gene encoding transcriptional activator protein Pur-beta, whose amino-acid sequence is MADGDSGSERGGGGLGGFQPASRGGGEQETQELASKRLDIQNKRFYLDVKQNAKGRFLKIAEVGAGGSKSRLTLSMAVAAEFRDYLGDFIEHYAQLGPSSPEQVAAAAGAEEGGGPRRALKSEFLVRENRKYYLDLKENQRGRFLRIRQTVNRGGGPGPGGLQSGQTIALPAQGLIEFRDALAKLIDDYGGEDDELAGGPGGGGPGGGLYGELPEGTSITVDSKRFFFDVGCNKYGVFLRVSEVKPSYRNAITVPFKAWGKFGGAFCRYADEMKEIQERQRDKLYERRGGDESEGEEVDED